The Streptomyces sp. TLI_105 DNA segment CCGTCCGGGACGCCGACGCTGTGGGCGCCGACGATCGGCGAGTCGTCGACGGCCAGCTGCTCCGGTGTCGGACGGACCATCAGGAAGCCGACGGCCGTGCCCGCCAGGGCGATCAGGGAGGACAGCCGGACGGCCCAGGCCATCGCCCGGTCGAGGATCCGGGCGCGGAGCAGCAGTACCGCGATGACCAGGGCGCTCAGCCACAGCACGGCGACGGTGGCGCCCATGAGCTGGAAGACGGCGCTGTCGAAGGGGGTCGCCTGGTTGAAGTGGCTCTGGGTGCCGCGGATCACCTGGAGGGTGATGAGCACCATCTCGACGGTGCTGGCGACGGTGATCACCGTCCCGGCCCACCAGCCGGTCCGTCGGCCGCGGGGGAGCAGCGAGAGCATCCAGGCCAGCGAGAGGCCGTAGGCGATGAACGAGACCGAGAACTTGAACGGTTTGGTCCAGATGGGGACGCCGACCAGCATCCGGTCGTCGACGACGATGCCGACGGCGGAGACGAGGGCGAGGACGCCCATCGAGGCGACGAACCAGACCAGGGGGCGGTGCAGCCGGGGAGGCGGGGTGGCGTGGGCGCGTGGGTTCGGCGAAGACGACGAAGGCATACGGATCCCCCCGTGGGAAGTATGGATAGTGGCACTCGCCGCTATCTGATAGTGCCACTATCTATGATGGAGATGCCGGTCGGCAAGGCCGGGGAGGGATCTGAAAGGTGAACGCGCTGTGCGCATCGGAGAGTTGAGTCGCAGGACCGGGGTGTCGGTGCCGACGATCAAGTTCTACGTACGGGAAGGGCTGCTGCCCGCCGGCGAGCTGACGAGCCCGAACCAGGCGTCCTACGGAGAGGCGCACGTGCGGCGGCTCCGCCTGATCCGGGCGCTCCTCGACGTGGGCGGCCTGTCGGTGGCGGCGATCCGTGGGGTGGTCATGGCCGTCGACGACCCGGCACAGTCGGTGCACGAGGTGCTGGGGGCGGCGACCGGTCCGATGGTGCCGCGCTACGACCGTGAGCCCGGCGGCGGCATCGAGGAGGCGCGGAAGGGGGTCGCCGGACTGATCGCGGCGCGGGGCTGGCAGGCCCACCCTTCCAGCCCGGCGGCGGAGGCACTCGCGGTGGCCCTCGTGGCGCTCGACGAGGTGGGGCACGGCCAGTTCGTCGAGGTCCTGGACGCGTACGCGGACGCGGCGGAGGGGGTGGCGCGGGCCGACCTGGACTACGTGGCGCACCACGTGGCGCGGGAGGAACTCGTCGAGAGCGCGGTCGTCGGCACCGTCCTCGGCGACGCGATCTTCTCCGCGCTGCGCCGCCTGGCCCACATGGACGCCTCGGACCGCATGTTCGGCCAGGCGGCAGAGGGCGGGGGCGCGGGGTGACGGGAAGGGGCCCGGGGCTTCTCGTCGCCCCGGGCCCCTCGGCTCAGTTCTCCTGCTCGCGCTCCACCTGGTCGTTCCACTCGCGCTTGATCGCGCGCCACGCCTCGTCCGACTTGCCCAGGCGCCAGTAGCCCGAGATCGACAGGCGCTCCCGCGCCACGCCCCGGTCGAGCCGCAGGTGCCGGCGCAGCTCCTTCACGAAGCCCGCCTCGCCGTGGACGAAGGCGTGCACGTCGCCCGCCGGGAAGTCCAGGGCCGTGACCGCCTCGACCAGCGCCTCGCCCGTCGGGCGGTCGCCCCGGTGCAGCCACGTCACGTCGATGCCCGTCCCCGACGCCAGCTTCTGCTCCTCGGTCGCGTCCGCGACCTCGATCAGGACGTGCGCCCGCGCGCCCTCGGGCAGCCGCTCCAGGGCCGCCGCGATCGCCGGGAGCGCGCTCTCGTCGCCCACGAGCAGGTGCCAGTCCGCCGCCGGGTCCGGCGCGTAGCCGCCGCCGGGGCCGAGGAAGCGCACCGTCTCGCCCGCCTGGGCGCGCGCCGCCCAGGGGCCCGCGAGGCCCTCGTCGCCGTGGACCACGAAGTCGATGGTCAGCTCCCGGTGGACCGGGTCCCACGCCCGCACCGTGTACGTCCGCGTCGTCGGCCACTGCTCCCGGGGGAACTCCGCCCGGATCCGCTCCATGTCGAACGGCTCCGGGTAGGCGACCCCCTCCGGGGCGAACAGCAGCTTCACGTAGTGGTCGGTGTAGGTGTCCGCCGAGAAGCCGTCGAGCCCGGGCCCGCCCAGCACGACCCGCACCATGTGCGGGGTGATCCGCTCGGTGTGCACCACACGGGCTTCGGTGGCCTTCGGTACCTTGCGGGCCGGCTGCTCTGCCACGACGGGCTCTCCTGACTCTGCGTACTTAGGTATGCCTAAGCTAGCATCCTCCGGCAAGAGAGTCTCGATGTGGGTCGAGCGACCCCTCCCGTCAGCGCTCCAGGACCGGCAGCAGGCGGCCCACCGCGCCGCCCAGCCCCCAGCGCTTCACCAGAGCCTCAAGGGCCTCCGGGTCGCGGGGAGCGGTCGGCAGGGCCGGGTCGAACTCCGGGAGCGGCACGTCGGCGGCGACCCGCACCACCGTCGGGGCCACGTCCAGGTACGCGGCCGCCTCCACGATCCCGCGCCGCTTCGCCGGCGTCAGCCTCGACGCCGGGTCCTCCGCCGCCCCCCGGACGCCCGCCAGGTCCCCGTACTCCGTGATCAGCTGCGCCGCCGTCTTCTCGCCGATGCCCTTCACGCCGGGCAGTCCGTCGCTCGTGTCCCCGCGCAGCGCCGCGAAGTCCGCGTACTGATCGGGGCGCACCCCGTACTTCGTGCGGATCAGCTCCGCGTCCACCAGGTCGCAGTCGCCGACGCCCTTGCGCGGGTACAGCACGCGGACGCCCCGGGCGTCGTCCACCAGCTGGAACAGGTCACGGTCGCCGGTGACGATGTCCACGGGCCCGCCGGCGCGGCCCGCCAGCGTCCCGATCACGTCGTCCGCCTCGTACCCCGCCGCCCCGACCCGCGCGATGCCGAGCGCGGCCAGGACCTCCTCGATCACCGGCACCTGCGGGGACAGCGTGTCCGGGACCTCCTCCACGTCCGGGCCCGTCTCCGTCTCCACGGCCACCCGGTGCGCCTTGTACGACGGGATCAGGTCCACCCGCCACTGCGGCCGCCAGTCCGCGTCCCAGCAGGCGACCAGATCGTCGGGGTGGTGGTCCTGGACGAGCCGGGTGATGAAGTCGAGCAGCCCGCGCACGGCGTTCACCGGGGTGCCGTCCGGTGCCCGGACGGAGTCCGGCACGCCGAAGTACGCGCGGAAGTAGAGGCTGGCGGTGTCGAGGAGCATCAGGCGTCGCGTCACCCCCCGATCATGCCGCACCCCACCGACAGGCCCTCCGTTCCGCGCGCGGGGCCTTTCGGGGCCCCTCGCGTGACCCCCGTCACCTTTGCGTTTGCACCCTGTGAAGCAGGGCATGCGCGAGCCCGGAGCGGAACCCGGTACGGGATTCAACGAAAGGATCCCCGTACGCGACGGGCCCGCGGGCCGATCCCGCCCGCTCCACGGCCGGCCGCGCGGGGGTGGTGGGGCCGTTCTTCATCGCTACCCGTGAGGTGTATGTGTCCAGGCTCCAGGCCGACCATCTGTACAAGGTGTTCGGCAGACGACCCGACGAAGCCGTCCGCAGGCTCGCCGACGGCGCCGAACGCGAGGAGCTGCGCGCCGAGGGAACGACCGCCGCCGTCGTCGACGCCGGCTTCGTCGTCGAACCCGGTCAGATCTTCGTCGTGATGGGCCTGTCCGGCTCCGGGAAGTCCACCCTCCTCCGCATGCTCAACGGCCTGCTGGAACCGACCGCCGGCCGGGTCCTCTACGACGGCCACGACCTCACCGCGCTCTCCCCCCGCGAGCTGCGCGAGGTCCGCTCCACCAAGATCAGCATGGTCTTCCAGCACTTCGCGCTGTTCCCGCACCGAAACGTCCTGGAGAACGCCGCCTACGGCCTGGAGGTCCAGGGCGTGCCCCGCGCCGAGCGCGAGACCCGCGCCGCCGAGGCCCTCGAACTGTGCGGCCTCGCCGGCTGGGAGAAGTCCTGGCCCGACGAGCTCTCCGGCGGCATGCAGCAGCGCGTCGGCCTGGCCCGCGCCCTCGCCACCGACGCCGACCTGCTCCTGATGGACGAGTCCTTCAGCGCGCTCGACCCGCTGATCCGCCGCGACATGCAGGACCAGCTCCTCGTGCTCCAGCAGCGGCTGAAGAAGACCATCGTCTTCATCACCCACGACCTCAACGAGGCCATGCGCCTCGGCGACCGGATCGCCGTCATGCGCGACGGCAGGATCGTCCAGCTCGGCACGGCCGAGGACATCCTCGTCCGCCCCGCCGACGACTACGTCGCCTCCTTCATCCAGGACGTCGACCGCTCCCGGGTGCTCACCGCCGCCGCCGTCATGACCGACGCCACGGCCCCCGTCGACTGCCCCGACGACTGCGCCTGCCGACCCGTCGGCCCCGACACCCTCGTCGCCGACCTGTGCGCCGCCGCCGCCCTGGCCCCGCACCCGGTGACCGTCGAGGACGCCGACGGCTCCGTCCTCGGAGTCGTACCGACGCAGCGCCTCCTCGCCGTCATGGGCGGTGTCGCCGCGACGAACGCCCCGTTCACCGAGGCCCGGGAGGTGACCGCCCGTGCCTAGGCTCCCCCTCGGCCAGTGGGTCGACAGCTCCGTCGACTGGCTCCAGGCCCAGTTCTCCTGGCTCTTCGACGCCGTCACCACCGGCGTCACCGGCCTCTACGACGGCATCGACGCCGTCCTGTCCGCGCCCCAGCCGCTGCTCTTCGCCGGCATCCTCGCCGTCGTCGCCTGGTGGCTGCGCGGCCTCGCCGCCGGTGTGCTCGCCTTCGCCGGCTTCGCGCTGGTCGACTCGGTCCAGCTGTGGGACGAGGCCATGGCGACGCTCTCGCTCGTCCTCGTCGCCACCCTCGTCACCCTGGTGATCGCCGTCCCGCTCGGCATCTGGGCGGCCCGCTCGAAGTCCGTCAGCGCCGTCATGCGGCCCGTCCTCGACTTCATGCAGACCATGCCGGCGATGGTCTACCTCATCCCCGGCATCATCTTCTTCGGCGTCGGCGTGGTCCCCGGCATCATCGCCACCATCGTCTTCGCGCTGCCCCCGGGCGTGCGCATGACCGAACTCGGCATCCGCCAGGTCGACGGCGAACTCGTCGAGGCCGCCGAGGCGTTCGGCACCACCCCGCGCAACACGCTGCTGCGCGTCCAGCTGCCGCTCGCCCTGCCGACCATCATGGCCGGCGTCAACCAGGTCATCATGCTCGGCCTCTCCATGGTCGTCATCGCCGGCATGGTCGGCGGCGGCGGGCTCGGCGGCGCCGTCTACCGCGCCATCGGCAACGTCGACATCGGCCTCGGCTTCGAGGCCGGCGTCTCCATCGTCGTCCTCGCCATGTACCTGGACCGGATGACCGGCGCCCTCGGCCGCCAGGTCTCCCCGCTGGGCCGCCGCGCCGTCGCCAAGGCCCGCGCCGCGCTGAGCAGCGCCAAGCGGCCCGGCGCCAAGCTCTGGGCCCACCGCCCGCAGCCCGTCACCGCCCTCGTCGGCGTCGTCGTCCTCGCCCTCGCCGCCGGCGGCATGGGCTTCCTCGGCGGCTCCGGCGGCGCGACCTCCGCCACCGCCTCGGGCCCGAACGGCGGCCACGGCAAGAAGGTCAGCATCGGCTACATCCCCTGGGACGAGGGCATCGCCTCCACGTACCTCTGGAAGGAGCTCCTGGAGCGCCGCGGCTACGAGGTCGAGACCAAGCAGCTGGAGGCCGGCGCCCTCTACACCGGCCTCGCCGGCGGGCAGCTCGACTTCCAGACCGACGCCTGGCTCCCCGTCACCCACGCCCAGTACTGGAAGAAGTACCAGAACAAGCTGGAGGACCTCGGCTCCTGGTACGGCCCCACCTCCCTGGAGCTCTCCGTCCCCTCGTACGTGAAGGGCGTCGACTCCCTCGCCGACCTCAAGGGCAAAGCCGGACAGTTCAAGGGCCGGATCGTCGGCATCGAGCCCAGCGCCGGAATGATGGGCATCCTCAAGGACAAGGTCCTCAAGGACTACGGCCTGGAGGGCGAGTACAAGGTCGTCGACGGCTCCACGCCCGGCATGCTCGCCGAGCTGAAGCGCGCCTACGACCGCAAGGAACCCGTCGTCGTCACCCTCTGGTCGCCGCACTGGGCCTACTCCGCCCACGACCTGAAGAAGCTCGACGACCCCAAGGGCTCCTGGGGCAAGGGCGACGGCGTCCACACCCTCGCCCGCAAGGGGTTCGCCGCCGAGAACCCCGAGGTCGGCACCTGGCTGAAGAACTTCTCGCTGACCGAGAAGCAGCTCACGGACCTCGAGGCCGTCATCCAGGAGACCGGCAAGGGCAAGGAGCAGCAGGCCGTCCGCACCTGGCTGGACCGGAACCCCGGCCTCGCGGAGAAGCTCGCCCCGCAGTAGGGCCTTTCGCTCACTGGCCGAAAAGGGGTGGTCGCCGAACGTGTTCGGCGACCACCCCTTTTCGTCACGACGCGAAACCCCGCCCCAAAGCTGCGTAAGGTTCAGGTAACCGACCGGTACGAGCAGAGGGAGGGAGCCGACATGGACGAGAAGGAAGCGCCCCGCGTGGGCGCGGCCGTCAAGAGGCGCCGCAGAGCGCTCCAGCTGACCCTGGCCGTCGTCGCCTCCCGCAGCGGCCTGTCCGTCCCCTTCCTCAGCCAGGTCGAGAACGACCGCGCCCGCCCCAGCCGCCGCTCCCTCGAACTCGTCGCCGAGGCCCTGGAGACCACGGCCGGCGAACTCCTCGCCGCCGCCGAGGCCTCCCGCACCGTCGACGTCGTCCGGGCCGGGGACCCCTCGCCCGGCCTGCCCCCGGGCGTCCGGGCGCTGGTCCGCGGCCGCCACCAGCTGCACGCCCTGGAGTTCACCGGCGAGCAGGACGCGGGTCGCGAGTTCCAGCACCGGAACGACGAACTCCTCTACGTGGCCGACGGCGCCGCCGAGGTCGAGGCCGAGGGCCGCGCGTACCGGCTCGGCCGCGGCGACACGCTCTACCTCTCCGGCGGCGTACGGCACCGCTGGCGCGCCACCGAGCCCGGCACCCGCCTCCTCGTCGTCGCCGTCGGCGACCACGTCGAGGCCGAGGTGGAGTGAGGACCGCGTCCTGATGAGAGTCGTCTCCCTGGTGCCGTCCCTCACCGAGGCCGTCGCCGTCACCGCCCCCGGCGTCCTCGTCGGCGCGACCGACTGGTGCAGCCACCCCGCCGGACTCGACGTCGTCCGCATCGGCGGCACCAAGAACCCCGACGTCGCGGCGATCACCGCGCTCCGGCCCGACCTCGTCATCGCCAACGAGGAGGAGAACCGCGCCCCCGACCTCGCCGCCCTGCGGGCCGCCGGACTCGACGTCCTGGTCACCGAGATCCGCACCCTCGACCAGGCGCTGCGGGAACTGGAACGGGTCCTCGCCGCCTGCGGCGCGCCCCGGCCGCGCTGGCTCGACGAGGCGGAGGCCGCCTGGGAGTCCGTCGCACGGATCGAACCGTCCACCGCCGTCGTGCCGATCTGGCGGCGGCCCTGGATGGTCGTCGGACGTGACACCTTCGCGGGCGACCTGCTCGCCCGCCTCGGCGTCCGGAACCTGTACGCCGACCACCCCGAGCGCTATCCGCGCGTCCCGCTCGACGAACTGCGCGCCTGCGCCCCCGACCTCGTCGTCCTGCCCGACGAGCCCTACCGCTTCACGCGCGACGACGGCCCCGAGGCCTTCCCCGGGACCGCCGCCGCCCTCGTCGACGGGCGCATGCTCACCTGGTACGGGCCGTCACTGGCCGAGGCCCCGCGGGCGCTGGCCCGGGCCCTTCGAGCAGCGCACCGCTGAACAGCCCGCGCACGGTGTGGAAACCGGCCACCAGCCAGGCCGCCACGAGGAACACGTACAGGACGATCGCCAGCCACCGGAACGCCGCCAGACCGGTGTGCCCGGCCAGGCCCTCGGCGCCGGTCACACAGGTCCCGACCGGGAAGGTGAACGCCCAGAAGGTCATCGCGAAGCCCATGCCCCGCCGCCGCGCCCGCAGCACCATCGCCCCGGCGAGCGCCAGCCACAGCAGCGCGAAGCCCATCACGGGGACCCCGTAGAGGACGGCGAAGGCGGCGAAGCCGTGGGCGTACGGGGCGGGCAGCACGCCCGCGGCCGTGTCGGCGAACTTGTTCGCGGCGGTCGTCGACTGGCCCAGCGGGCCGAGGACCAGGAAGAGGGTGGGGGTGAGCGCGAGCGGCAGCGGGCCACCGGTGACGAGCCGTCCGAAGACCAGCGGCAGCATGACCAGAGTGGCGAGCAGGCTGACGCCGAACAGCGCGTAGCAGCCGATCAGCAGGGTCTGCCGGCCCTGCCCGGCGGACAGGTGGGGCACGAGCAGCGGGCCGAGCGCGGCGGACACCATGGGGGCGACCACCGGCAGCAGCCACACCGGCGACGCGCCCTCGATCCGGTGGTGCACCACCATGAGGTACGGGACGCCCACCGCGGCCACCAGTCCGATCACCGTGCCGACGGTGAACAGGACGGCGTCGAGGGCGACGGCCGCCGGAAGTCCCACCCAGTCCCGCCCCACGATCATCGCCCCGCCGCCGACCGCGAGCAGCGCCATCGACAGACAGCCGTAGAACGGCGCCATCGCCGGGTCCATCAGATGGGCGCGGGCCCGGTCCCGATGGCGGGCCCAGTGCGCGGCGCGGGCGGTGAGCAGGGCGAGCAGCATGGCGAGCGACAGGGCCCAGACCGCGGCGCAGGCCGTACGGAGACCGGGGACGTCCAGCGGAAGGGCGGCGCCCGCGTTGGCGACGATGGCCGTGCCCATCACGGAGGCGTACCAGTTGGGTCCGAGGTGACGGACGGAACGGGTCGCCCGGGCGCCGGGGGTGGTGGCGCGAAGGGCGGGGAGAGGAGGTGCGAGGCTTGCCATGTCCCGATCGTTTCGCGCCGGAACGGCCCCCACCAGGGACGTTGTGGCTATGAGGCCATAAGCTGCCTTTATGAGCAGTGAGCCGAGCGAGACCCCGACCCCTTTCTTCCACCGGGGCCTCTCCCACCGGGTCCCTGACCTCGGCGCCCTCGAACTCCTCCTCGCCGTCGCCCGGCACGGGAGCCTCGGCGCCGCCGCCCGCGAGGTGGGGATCACCCAGCCCGCCGCCAGCAGCCGCGTCCGCTCGATGGAACGGCAGCTCGGCGTGGCCCTGCTCGACCGCTCGCCGCGCGGCTCCCGGCTCACCGACGCCGGCGCCCTCGTCACCGACTGGGCGCGGCGCATCGTGGAGGCCGCCGAGGCCTTCGACGCGGGCGCGCAGGCGCTGCGCGGCCGGCGGGACTCGCGGCTGCGGGTGGCCGCGTCCATGACGATCGCCGAATACCTGCTGCCGGGCTGGCTGATAGCGCTGCGCGCCCAGCGCCCCGACACCGCCGTGTCGCTCCAGGCCGGGAACTCGGCGGCCGTCGCGGAACGCCTCCTCGCGGGCGAGGCCGACGTCGGCTTCGTCGAGGGGCTCGCCGTGCCGGACGGCCTCGACGGCGTCGTCGTCTCGCACGACCGGCTCGCGCTCGTCGCCGCGCCCTCCCACCCGTGGGCCCGGCGCCGGCGCCCGCTCGACCCGGCCGAGCTCGCCGCGACCCCGCTGGTCCTGCGGGAACGCGGCTCCGGCACCCGGCAGGTCCTCGACGCGGCGCTCGCCGCGCACGGCGGGCTCGCGCAGCCGCTCCTCGAACTCGCCTCCACGACGGCGGTCAAGGCCGCGGCGGTGAGCGGGGCGGGGCCCGCCGTCCTGAGCGAGCTCGCGATCACGGAGGAGCTGGCGTCGCGGCGGCTCGTGGCGATCCCGGTGGAGGGGGTGCTGCTCCGCCGCGATCTGCGAGCGGTGTGGCCGACGGGCCACCGCCCGACGGGCCCGGCGCGGGACCTGCTGTCGCTGACACGGGGGTAGGGGTCTCGACGACCGCCATTCCGAGGAGCTTCGCACTTACACGCTCGGCGGTCGGCGTTCAAGAGTCGGTCCGCGCCGAATACCCTCCGGTTTTCGGGCTCGCTTCCATCCGTAACGTTCGGTTAACCCGGCAAGCGACTTTGCCGAGTCATCGTCTCCTTGGCCAGTCGTTGACCAACCGTTGGTGATTCCTAGACCTGGGGAATCACCCTGGGGGAGGCATATGCGCCGAGCAATGACGGCCTGGACGGGGCTTTCCACCCTCGCCCTCGTCCTCGTCGCCCTCCAGCTCCTCACCGCCGCCTCCTTCGCGGTCGCACACACGAACCGGCACGCCGTGGCCAAGGCGCCGTTCGGCGCGAAGTCCTCCGGGGCGGCCTCGTACGACGAGGTCGTCACCTGTCGCGACGCCGAGCCGCCGGGAGACCCGATCGGTTCCCCGCGCACCCGCGACCGCCACCGCACCGCCGACCAGCCGGCCGCGTCCGAACGCCCGTCGCCGCCGCGCTCCGCCTCGGCCGCACCCCGGCCGACCGCGCGCGGTGCCGCGGATCCCTCCTCGGCGAGATCTCCGGGCCTCCACTCCATGGCCGCACTCCAGGTGTTCCGCTGCTGAGCAGCCCCCACCACCCCGCACACCTGCCCTGCACACCCGACGCGTCACCACGACGCGCCAGGAGGAGCCACCACGCCATGCAACCCCTCATCGACAACGCGCGTACCTTCGGACAGCGCCCTGAGGAGTTCGCCCGACTGGCCGAAGGCCAGTCCCCCGAGGTCCTGTTCATCACGTGTGCCG contains these protein-coding regions:
- a CDS encoding MerR family transcriptional regulator, which codes for MRIGELSRRTGVSVPTIKFYVREGLLPAGELTSPNQASYGEAHVRRLRLIRALLDVGGLSVAAIRGVVMAVDDPAQSVHEVLGAATGPMVPRYDREPGGGIEEARKGVAGLIAARGWQAHPSSPAAEALAVALVALDEVGHGQFVEVLDAYADAAEGVARADLDYVAHHVAREELVESAVVGTVLGDAIFSALRRLAHMDASDRMFGQAAEGGGAG
- a CDS encoding siderophore-interacting protein, coding for MAEQPARKVPKATEARVVHTERITPHMVRVVLGGPGLDGFSADTYTDHYVKLLFAPEGVAYPEPFDMERIRAEFPREQWPTTRTYTVRAWDPVHRELTIDFVVHGDEGLAGPWAARAQAGETVRFLGPGGGYAPDPAADWHLLVGDESALPAIAAALERLPEGARAHVLIEVADATEEQKLASGTGIDVTWLHRGDRPTGEALVEAVTALDFPAGDVHAFVHGEAGFVKELRRHLRLDRGVARERLSISGYWRLGKSDEAWRAIKREWNDQVEREQEN
- a CDS encoding 5'-3' exonuclease produces the protein MLLDTASLYFRAYFGVPDSVRAPDGTPVNAVRGLLDFITRLVQDHHPDDLVACWDADWRPQWRVDLIPSYKAHRVAVETETGPDVEEVPDTLSPQVPVIEEVLAALGIARVGAAGYEADDVIGTLAGRAGGPVDIVTGDRDLFQLVDDARGVRVLYPRKGVGDCDLVDAELIRTKYGVRPDQYADFAALRGDTSDGLPGVKGIGEKTAAQLITEYGDLAGVRGAAEDPASRLTPAKRRGIVEAAAYLDVAPTVVRVAADVPLPEFDPALPTAPRDPEALEALVKRWGLGGAVGRLLPVLER
- a CDS encoding glycine betaine/L-proline ABC transporter ATP-binding protein → MSRLQADHLYKVFGRRPDEAVRRLADGAEREELRAEGTTAAVVDAGFVVEPGQIFVVMGLSGSGKSTLLRMLNGLLEPTAGRVLYDGHDLTALSPRELREVRSTKISMVFQHFALFPHRNVLENAAYGLEVQGVPRAERETRAAEALELCGLAGWEKSWPDELSGGMQQRVGLARALATDADLLLMDESFSALDPLIRRDMQDQLLVLQQRLKKTIVFITHDLNEAMRLGDRIAVMRDGRIVQLGTAEDILVRPADDYVASFIQDVDRSRVLTAAAVMTDATAPVDCPDDCACRPVGPDTLVADLCAAAALAPHPVTVEDADGSVLGVVPTQRLLAVMGGVAATNAPFTEAREVTARA
- a CDS encoding ABC transporter permease/substrate binding protein; this encodes MPRLPLGQWVDSSVDWLQAQFSWLFDAVTTGVTGLYDGIDAVLSAPQPLLFAGILAVVAWWLRGLAAGVLAFAGFALVDSVQLWDEAMATLSLVLVATLVTLVIAVPLGIWAARSKSVSAVMRPVLDFMQTMPAMVYLIPGIIFFGVGVVPGIIATIVFALPPGVRMTELGIRQVDGELVEAAEAFGTTPRNTLLRVQLPLALPTIMAGVNQVIMLGLSMVVIAGMVGGGGLGGAVYRAIGNVDIGLGFEAGVSIVVLAMYLDRMTGALGRQVSPLGRRAVAKARAALSSAKRPGAKLWAHRPQPVTALVGVVVLALAAGGMGFLGGSGGATSATASGPNGGHGKKVSIGYIPWDEGIASTYLWKELLERRGYEVETKQLEAGALYTGLAGGQLDFQTDAWLPVTHAQYWKKYQNKLEDLGSWYGPTSLELSVPSYVKGVDSLADLKGKAGQFKGRIVGIEPSAGMMGILKDKVLKDYGLEGEYKVVDGSTPGMLAELKRAYDRKEPVVVTLWSPHWAYSAHDLKKLDDPKGSWGKGDGVHTLARKGFAAENPEVGTWLKNFSLTEKQLTDLEAVIQETGKGKEQQAVRTWLDRNPGLAEKLAPQ
- a CDS encoding helix-turn-helix domain-containing protein; the encoded protein is MDEKEAPRVGAAVKRRRRALQLTLAVVASRSGLSVPFLSQVENDRARPSRRSLELVAEALETTAGELLAAAEASRTVDVVRAGDPSPGLPPGVRALVRGRHQLHALEFTGEQDAGREFQHRNDELLYVADGAAEVEAEGRAYRLGRGDTLYLSGGVRHRWRATEPGTRLLVVAVGDHVEAEVE
- a CDS encoding helical backbone metal receptor; amino-acid sequence: MRVVSLVPSLTEAVAVTAPGVLVGATDWCSHPAGLDVVRIGGTKNPDVAAITALRPDLVIANEEENRAPDLAALRAAGLDVLVTEIRTLDQALRELERVLAACGAPRPRWLDEAEAAWESVARIEPSTAVVPIWRRPWMVVGRDTFAGDLLARLGVRNLYADHPERYPRVPLDELRACAPDLVVLPDEPYRFTRDDGPEAFPGTAAALVDGRMLTWYGPSLAEAPRALARALRAAHR
- a CDS encoding TDT family transporter, which translates into the protein MASLAPPLPALRATTPGARATRSVRHLGPNWYASVMGTAIVANAGAALPLDVPGLRTACAAVWALSLAMLLALLTARAAHWARHRDRARAHLMDPAMAPFYGCLSMALLAVGGGAMIVGRDWVGLPAAVALDAVLFTVGTVIGLVAAVGVPYLMVVHHRIEGASPVWLLPVVAPMVSAALGPLLVPHLSAGQGRQTLLIGCYALFGVSLLATLVMLPLVFGRLVTGGPLPLALTPTLFLVLGPLGQSTTAANKFADTAAGVLPAPYAHGFAAFAVLYGVPVMGFALLWLALAGAMVLRARRRGMGFAMTFWAFTFPVGTCVTGAEGLAGHTGLAAFRWLAIVLYVFLVAAWLVAGFHTVRGLFSGALLEGPGPAPAGPRPVTARTR
- a CDS encoding LysR family transcriptional regulator; translation: MSSEPSETPTPFFHRGLSHRVPDLGALELLLAVARHGSLGAAAREVGITQPAASSRVRSMERQLGVALLDRSPRGSRLTDAGALVTDWARRIVEAAEAFDAGAQALRGRRDSRLRVAASMTIAEYLLPGWLIALRAQRPDTAVSLQAGNSAAVAERLLAGEADVGFVEGLAVPDGLDGVVVSHDRLALVAAPSHPWARRRRPLDPAELAATPLVLRERGSGTRQVLDAALAAHGGLAQPLLELASTTAVKAAAVSGAGPAVLSELAITEELASRRLVAIPVEGVLLRRDLRAVWPTGHRPTGPARDLLSLTRG